A single region of the Rhodospirillales bacterium genome encodes:
- a CDS encoding esterase-like activity of phytase family protein has translation MLRLLLLFAAIIGMVGDADAAHPSVPALFSDGAAIKVTTVGVPLDVDDPQRTAVGELRYRGGLELRSEDARFGGLSGLTIDADGGSLTAISDRGYWLLLRLVHVNGDLAGIAEAVIGELPFVRATPDSADAEAMAPMFDGSVIVAFEREHRLMRYFMDGQPPLPVAPPPGLSDMPSNGGIESLARLPDGRLLMLAEQDTTDDGVLGWVRNVSGSWFQFEYLIDGGFRPTDAATLPGGDVLVVERRFPPLDVRLRRIAADTLEPGAAVSAEAVAHLGGGVTVDNMEGIAVCRDSDGRTLVYIVSDDNYSVFQRTLLLMFELVD, from the coding sequence ATGCTCCGGCTCCTGTTGCTGTTCGCCGCCATCATCGGGATGGTCGGCGATGCCGATGCCGCGCATCCAAGCGTGCCGGCGCTGTTTTCTGATGGCGCCGCAATCAAGGTGACCACGGTCGGCGTGCCTCTCGATGTGGACGATCCGCAGCGCACGGCGGTGGGGGAACTGCGCTATCGCGGCGGACTGGAGTTGCGCTCGGAGGATGCGCGATTCGGCGGGCTGTCCGGCCTGACCATCGACGCGGATGGCGGCTCGCTGACTGCCATCTCGGACCGCGGCTACTGGCTGCTCTTGCGCCTCGTCCATGTGAACGGCGATCTGGCTGGGATCGCGGAAGCCGTCATCGGCGAGTTGCCGTTCGTGCGCGCGACACCGGACTCCGCCGATGCGGAAGCAATGGCGCCGATGTTCGACGGAAGCGTGATCGTCGCGTTCGAACGCGAACATCGCCTGATGCGCTACTTCATGGACGGGCAGCCGCCGTTGCCGGTCGCCCCGCCGCCCGGCCTCTCCGACATGCCGTCCAACGGCGGCATCGAGTCCCTGGCGCGGCTGCCCGACGGCCGTCTCCTGATGCTTGCCGAGCAGGACACCACCGATGACGGCGTTCTCGGCTGGGTGCGGAACGTCAGCGGATCCTGGTTTCAGTTCGAATACTTGATCGATGGCGGCTTTCGCCCCACGGACGCTGCGACGTTGCCCGGCGGTGATGTCCTGGTCGTTGAGCGGCGATTCCCGCCGCTGGATGTGCGCCTCCGCCGTATTGCCGCCGATACCTTGGAACCCGGAGCCGCCGTTTCGGCCGAGGCGGTCGCCCACCTCGGCGGCGGCGTCACAGTCGACAACATGGAAGGCATCGCCGTTTGCCGCGACAGCGACGGCCGCACGCTCGTCTACATCGTCTCCGACGACAACTACTCGGTCTTCCAGCGCACTCTGCTGCTGATGTTCGAACTGGTGGACTGA
- a CDS encoding metal-dependent phosphohydrolase translates to MLNPTTVVVDRFCDALNCYYQTMFGAEEPMVPVRIAFGARLILEQVANSDALYHNLQHTILVTCVGQEIFRGRFLRQRLFPSDWLHYTAALLCHDIGYVRGVCAGDTLHTFVIDTDGNRVAAPRGASDAFLTPYHVDRGKIFVRDRLKDVPEIDEERVAKGIELTRFPVPESSDHQETGTEAGLVRAADLIGQLADPNYPQRLTALYYEFVETGVAERLGYRSAADLADAYPRFFWDSVRPYITEALGYLQLTQEGKQWIANLYAHVFAMEHGQYRFGPVTGTATDETGLRP, encoded by the coding sequence TTGCTCAACCCTACGACTGTCGTCGTCGATCGCTTCTGCGACGCGCTGAACTGCTACTATCAAACGATGTTCGGCGCCGAGGAGCCGATGGTTCCGGTCAGGATCGCCTTCGGCGCGCGGCTGATCCTGGAGCAGGTCGCCAACAGCGACGCGCTCTACCACAACCTCCAACACACCATCCTCGTCACCTGCGTCGGCCAGGAGATCTTTCGCGGGCGATTTCTCAGGCAGCGGCTGTTTCCGAGCGATTGGCTGCACTACACCGCCGCGCTCCTGTGCCACGACATCGGCTACGTGCGCGGTGTCTGCGCCGGTGACACGCTGCACACCTTCGTCATCGACACCGACGGCAACAGGGTCGCCGCCCCCCGCGGCGCATCCGACGCATTCCTGACCCCCTATCACGTGGATAGGGGCAAGATCTTCGTCCGCGATCGGCTCAAAGATGTGCCGGAGATTGACGAGGAGCGCGTCGCCAAGGGGATCGAGCTCACGCGGTTTCCGGTGCCAGAGTCCAGCGATCACCAGGAGACCGGCACCGAAGCCGGCCTGGTGCGCGCGGCGGACTTGATCGGCCAGCTCGCCGATCCCAACTACCCGCAGAGATTGACGGCGCTGTACTACGAATTCGTCGAGACCGGCGTTGCCGAACGCCTCGGCTACCGGTCCGCCGCGGATCTGGCGGACGCTTACCCGCGTTTCTTCTGGGACAGCGTGCGCCCCTACATCACCGAAGCCCTTGGCTATCTACAGCTCACCCAGGAAGGCAAGCAATGGATCGCCAATCTCTATGCCCATGTGTTCGCAATGGAGCACGGGCAGTATCGTTTCGGCCCCGTGACCGGCACCGCGACCGATGAAACCGGGTTGCGGCCCTGA
- a CDS encoding PilZ domain-containing protein — translation MMTTSKTAERRGQRRYPVLWSASLSAESALAPHVLTCRIQNVSISGLHVLAETRLAPDTPVTLRIDRVGVFHGRVAWSNDEGIGIAFDGNPHRIAELIRDRLSTATEDRPPEPSSL, via the coding sequence ATGATGACGACATCGAAGACGGCGGAACGGCGAGGACAACGGCGCTACCCTGTGCTCTGGTCGGCCAGCCTGAGCGCGGAGAGCGCCCTTGCGCCTCACGTTCTCACCTGCCGTATTCAGAATGTCTCCATCAGCGGACTACACGTACTCGCCGAGACGAGACTGGCGCCGGACACGCCAGTCACGCTGCGCATCGACCGAGTCGGCGTCTTCCATGGCCGCGTGGCCTGGTCCAACGACGAGGGCATCGGCATCGCCTTCGACGGGAACCCGCATCGAATCGCAGAGTTGATCCGCGATCGCCTCTCGACGGCCACGGAGGACAGGCCGCCAGAGCCGTCAAGTCTCTGA
- a CDS encoding DUF2141 domain-containing protein, translated as MMARSLGTLMLILSSVAAYPGPAVAADLVVRIENLRSADGIIRLALYDSDEQFLQSGGARAGADREAEAGGVEVVFPQLPSGTYAVATYHDENGNGAFDTGLLGLPSEGFGFSNDARVLLGPPSFADAAIFVPAEGATIVVRMRYWNGSSSASDSPVARPRK; from the coding sequence ATGATGGCGCGCTCCCTCGGCACGCTGATGCTGATCCTGTCCAGCGTCGCCGCGTATCCCGGTCCGGCGGTGGCCGCGGATCTCGTCGTCCGCATCGAAAACCTTCGCTCCGCCGACGGCATCATCCGTCTGGCGCTCTACGACAGCGACGAGCAGTTTCTGCAGAGCGGTGGCGCCCGCGCCGGCGCCGATCGCGAGGCCGAGGCCGGCGGTGTCGAGGTCGTGTTTCCGCAGCTTCCGTCCGGCACTTACGCCGTCGCCACGTATCATGACGAGAACGGCAATGGAGCGTTCGATACCGGGCTGCTGGGGCTGCCGTCGGAAGGCTTCGGCTTCAGCAACGACGCCCGGGTGCTGCTTGGCCCGCCGTCGTTTGCTGACGCCGCCATATTCGTTCCGGCTGAGGGCGCGACCATCGTCGTCCGCATGCGTTATTGGAACGGGTCAAGTTCCGCTTCGGACTCACCTGTCGCAAGACCGAGGAAGTAA
- a CDS encoding PLDc N-terminal domain-containing protein — protein MFEMKPVGFFGLIILIADIYAIVKTVQSSASTTAKVLWVLGILIFPLLGFLAWLLFGPRSET, from the coding sequence ATGTTCGAGATGAAGCCAGTTGGCTTTTTTGGATTGATCATCCTGATCGCCGACATCTACGCCATCGTCAAGACGGTGCAGAGCAGCGCGTCGACCACCGCCAAGGTGCTGTGGGTGCTCGGTATCCTGATCTTCCCGTTGCTGGGGTTCCTGGCCTGGCTGCTGTTCGGCCCCCGCTCAGAGACTTGA
- a CDS encoding LysE family translocator, producing the protein MPVDPATLTAFALTVAAIVVSPGPDTMLILRYGLTSGHRTAFAAVAGVQLGLLVHTALAAAGVSVLIAASPVLFRMVAVAGAGYLAWLGIQGVRGTGAIGIAGSDVTTSPAKACRDALVTNVLNPKVIILFLALYPNFVVAGRQDVTAQLITLTATLIVINVAWQAPLAWLAKEARRFLTQPRVQRAVSAGTGAILLVFAALMLYEHLLA; encoded by the coding sequence ATGCCCGTCGATCCGGCCACGCTCACCGCATTCGCACTTACCGTGGCCGCAATCGTGGTGTCGCCCGGTCCCGATACGATGCTGATCCTCCGCTACGGCCTGACCTCGGGGCACCGCACGGCGTTCGCGGCGGTCGCCGGCGTGCAATTGGGATTGCTGGTGCATACGGCGCTGGCCGCGGCCGGGGTGTCGGTGCTCATCGCCGCGTCGCCGGTCCTGTTCCGCATGGTCGCCGTGGCGGGCGCCGGATATCTCGCATGGCTCGGTATTCAGGGAGTCCGCGGCACCGGCGCCATCGGCATCGCGGGATCAGACGTTACGACTTCTCCGGCCAAGGCCTGTCGCGACGCCCTTGTCACCAACGTCCTCAATCCCAAAGTGATCATCCTGTTCCTGGCCCTGTACCCCAACTTCGTGGTAGCGGGACGGCAGGACGTGACGGCGCAGCTCATCACCCTGACGGCGACCTTGATCGTCATCAACGTCGCATGGCAGGCGCCGCTGGCGTGGCTGGCCAAGGAAGCCCGGCGCTTCCTCACTCAGCCCCGAGTCCAGCGTGCTGTCTCGGCGGGCACCGGCGCGATCCTTCTGGTTTTCGCGGCGCTCATGTTGTACGAGCACCTGTTGGCGTGA
- a CDS encoding alpha/beta fold hydrolase: MDGPELRLDGPANAALTIALAHGAGAPMDSPFMASFAGSLAEEGFRVARFEFPYMAQRRKTGRRSGPDRPPVLLATWRAVIDALGPERLVIGGKSLGGRIASMVADDAGVRGLLCLGYPFHPPDKADDQRRIQHLRELRAPCLIVQGERDPFGSRAEVANYPLSSAINVHWLGDGDHGFKPRKASGRTEDQNLKEALDAILAFLARLSRSLP, encoded by the coding sequence ATGGACGGGCCGGAACTCCGGCTGGACGGCCCGGCAAACGCGGCCCTGACGATAGCACTGGCCCACGGCGCCGGCGCGCCGATGGACAGCCCGTTCATGGCATCCTTCGCGGGATCGCTGGCGGAGGAAGGGTTTCGCGTCGCCCGCTTCGAATTTCCGTACATGGCGCAGCGGCGGAAAACGGGAAGGCGCAGCGGGCCCGATCGGCCTCCGGTGTTGCTGGCGACGTGGCGCGCCGTCATCGACGCACTCGGGCCCGAGCGGCTGGTCATTGGTGGCAAGTCTCTGGGCGGGCGGATTGCCTCGATGGTGGCCGACGATGCGGGCGTGCGGGGTCTTCTTTGTCTTGGCTACCCGTTCCATCCGCCGGACAAGGCGGACGACCAGCGCCGCATCCAGCACCTGCGGGAGCTTCGCGCCCCGTGTCTGATCGTACAGGGCGAACGCGATCCGTTCGGCAGCCGCGCGGAGGTTGCGAACTACCCGCTGTCTTCCGCCATCAACGTCCATTGGCTTGGCGACGGCGACCACGGCTTCAAGCCGCGCAAGGCGTCCGGGCGCACCGAGGACCAGAACCTGAAGGAGGCGCTGGACGCGATCCTCGCCTTTCTTGCGCGGCTGTCGCGGTCGTTGCCGTAG
- the glmS gene encoding glutamine--fructose-6-phosphate transaminase (isomerizing) — protein sequence MCGIIGIIGKAAVGPLLIDGLKRLEYRGYDSAGIATLVDGTIERRRASGKIVNLENVLKANPVEGVIGIGHTRWATHGAPTENNAHPHADSRVALVHNGIIENFHQLRTELTAEGCTFSTETDTEVVVHLISSHLAKGLSPQEAVQESLQRLDGAFALAILFAGRKDLMIGARRGSPLAVGFGDGEMYLGSDALALAPLTNRICYLEEGDWAEVTASGVVMHDASGTIVERPVSLTSTSGAMIGKGNFAHFMLKEIYEQPAVIGDALHALLNPWNFLVTMPKLSFDPTKVSRITIVACGTSFHAGLVAKYWFERIARVPVEIDIASEFRYRGADLPQGGLAIFISQSGETADTLAALRYAKQQGQHTISIVNVAESSMARESEMVLLTHAGPEIGVASTKAFTTQLTVLACLVLHVAAKRGAIDRATEERLCRALTEVPGRANDVLIHDERLAELAHKVAEARDVLYLGRGTGYPIALEGALKLKEISYIHAEGYAAGEMKHGPIALIDENMPIIVIAPSDELFDKTASNMQEVVARGGRVIFLSDRSGIERLGMTAAATIELPEVDPFVAPILYTIPVQLLAYHVAVAKGTDVDQPRNLAKSVTVE from the coding sequence ATGTGCGGCATTATCGGCATTATCGGGAAGGCGGCGGTCGGGCCGCTGCTGATCGACGGACTGAAGCGGCTGGAGTACAGAGGCTATGACTCCGCCGGCATCGCTACCTTGGTCGACGGCACCATCGAGCGCCGCAGGGCTTCCGGCAAGATCGTCAATCTCGAAAACGTGCTGAAGGCCAACCCGGTCGAGGGGGTGATCGGCATCGGCCACACCCGCTGGGCGACGCACGGCGCGCCGACCGAAAACAACGCCCATCCCCACGCCGACAGCCGCGTCGCCCTGGTCCACAACGGCATCATCGAGAACTTCCACCAGCTACGCACCGAACTGACCGCCGAAGGCTGCACGTTCTCGACCGAGACCGATACGGAAGTGGTCGTGCATTTGATCTCGAGCCACCTCGCCAAAGGCCTCTCCCCGCAGGAGGCGGTACAGGAGTCGCTGCAACGGCTCGACGGCGCATTCGCCTTGGCCATCTTGTTCGCCGGACGCAAGGACCTGATGATCGGCGCCCGGCGCGGCAGCCCGCTGGCGGTCGGCTTCGGCGACGGCGAGATGTACCTCGGATCCGATGCCTTGGCGCTGGCGCCCCTCACCAACCGCATCTGCTACCTCGAGGAAGGCGATTGGGCGGAGGTGACGGCGAGCGGCGTCGTCATGCACGACGCCTCCGGCACGATCGTGGAGCGGCCGGTCAGCCTCACCTCCACCTCCGGCGCGATGATAGGCAAGGGCAACTTCGCCCACTTCATGCTGAAGGAGATCTACGAGCAGCCGGCGGTGATCGGCGATGCGCTGCACGCGCTGCTCAACCCGTGGAATTTCCTGGTCACCATGCCGAAGCTGAGCTTCGATCCCACCAAGGTGTCGCGGATCACCATCGTCGCCTGCGGCACCTCGTTCCACGCCGGCCTCGTCGCCAAGTACTGGTTCGAGCGCATCGCCCGGGTGCCGGTGGAGATCGACATCGCCTCGGAGTTCCGCTACCGCGGCGCCGACCTGCCGCAGGGCGGGCTCGCCATCTTCATCTCCCAGTCGGGAGAGACCGCCGACACCCTGGCGGCGCTGCGCTATGCGAAGCAGCAGGGCCAGCACACCATCAGCATCGTCAATGTCGCCGAGAGCAGCATGGCGCGGGAATCGGAGATGGTGCTGCTGACTCATGCCGGACCGGAAATCGGCGTCGCCTCGACCAAGGCGTTCACCACCCAGCTCACCGTGCTTGCCTGCCTGGTGCTGCACGTCGCCGCCAAGCGCGGCGCCATCGACCGCGCGACCGAGGAGCGCCTGTGCCGGGCGCTGACCGAGGTGCCGGGCCGCGCCAACGACGTGCTCATCCACGACGAACGGCTGGCGGAGCTGGCCCACAAGGTGGCCGAGGCCCGCGACGTGCTCTACCTGGGGCGTGGCACCGGCTATCCCATCGCACTTGAAGGAGCGCTCAAGCTCAAGGAGATCAGCTACATACACGCCGAAGGCTATGCCGCCGGGGAGATGAAGCACGGACCCATTGCGCTGATCGACGAGAACATGCCGATCATCGTCATCGCGCCGTCGGACGAGCTGTTCGACAAGACCGCGTCGAACATGCAGGAGGTGGTGGCCCGCGGCGGCCGGGTGATCTTCCTGTCGGACCGCTCCGGCATCGAGCGGTTGGGTATGACGGCGGCGGCCACAATCGAGCTTCCGGAGGTGGACCCGTTCGTTGCGCCGATCCTCTACACCATCCCCGTGCAGCTGCTCGCCTACCACGTTGCCGTCGCCAAAGGCACCGACGTCGACCAGCCCAGGAACCTGGCGAAGAGCGTCACGGTGGAGTAG
- a CDS encoding OmpW family protein produces the protein MKGFAKTIVVLGAVGMAFTTGAPAKAKDAGDLLIRLRAVGIVPDVDGTTDLVGGDVDLNEPFVPELDFSYFFTENIAAELILATARFKPIVNGSALGRVDLGEVWILPPVLTAQYHFFPKHTFSPYIGAGVAYHIFYGQNEDGAPGIINDVDYDDGFGWALQAGVDVAIGERWSLNADVKKVFFNTDVTVQSAAGQINANDVDIDHWIIGVGVGVRF, from the coding sequence ATGAAAGGCTTCGCCAAGACTATTGTGGTGCTAGGGGCCGTGGGTATGGCGTTCACAACAGGTGCGCCGGCGAAAGCGAAGGACGCCGGTGATCTGCTGATCCGGTTGCGTGCGGTCGGCATCGTCCCGGATGTGGACGGCACTACGGACTTGGTCGGCGGCGACGTCGACCTCAACGAACCGTTCGTCCCCGAACTCGACTTTTCCTATTTCTTCACCGAGAACATCGCCGCCGAGTTGATCCTGGCCACGGCACGCTTCAAGCCGATCGTCAATGGTTCGGCGCTTGGCCGCGTTGATCTCGGCGAGGTGTGGATCCTGCCGCCGGTTTTGACGGCGCAGTACCATTTCTTCCCCAAGCACACGTTCAGTCCATACATCGGGGCCGGCGTCGCATACCACATCTTCTACGGGCAGAACGAGGACGGCGCGCCCGGCATCATCAACGACGTGGACTACGACGACGGGTTCGGCTGGGCGCTTCAGGCCGGAGTCGACGTTGCGATCGGAGAGCGCTGGAGCCTCAACGCCGACGTCAAGAAAGTGTTCTTCAACACCGACGTCACGGTCCAGAGCGCCGCCGGACAGATCAACGCCAACGACGTGGACATCGACCACTGGATCATCGGCGTCGGCGTCGGGGTGCGCTTCTAG